The Paraburkholderia hospita DNA segment AGCCGCAAGCGCCGCACGGCCGTCATTCCTTGCCGAACTCCTTCGCCGCGCGGTCGATCGCATCCGCCGTCGCGCCCGCATGCGCGACGGGCACCAGATGGCTCGACGGCGTCTCGACGATCGTTGCGCCGATCCGGTGCGCCATCCAGCGCTGGATTTCAGGCGGCACGGCGCGGTCGCGCGACGTCACGATGTAAAACGACGGCTTGTAGCGCCACGCGGCTTGCGTCGCGCGCTCGTCGAAGGCTTTGGCGGCGATCGGCTGCTGCGCGGCGACCAGCACGCGCGTCAGGGTTTCGGGCACGTCGGCGGCGAAATCGCTGTGGTATCGCGCGGGATCGAGCCACAGAAAGCCGGTGCTGTCCTTGATCATCGCCGAGCCGATGGGCGCCTGCGGGCCGCGCTTGAGGATATCGACCGCCGACTCGCCGACGTCCGGCGCGATAGCCGCGACGTAGACGAGGCCGACCACCTTCGACGCGTCCGGTCCCGAGCCGGCTTCCGTAATCACGACGCCGCCCCACGAATGCCCGACCAGCACGGTCGGACCGGATAGTTGAGCGAGCACCCGTCTGGTCGCGGCGAGGTCGTCGGCCAGCGACGTCAGCGGAATCTGCACCGACGCGACCCGATAGCCCTTCTTCTGCAGCCGCGCGATCACGCCGTTCCAGCTCGAACCGTCGACGAACGCGCCGTGCACGAGCACGATGTTCTGCACTGGGCCGCTCGGCGGCGCGGCTACGGCGGCGGGGCGGGGCGCGGGCGCTGGAGCCGGTGCCGCTGCGGGTGGCGGCGGTGCAGGCTCGGCGGCGGCCGGCGCGGGCGGTGCGGGTGGCACATCCGGCGCAGGTGCGGCGGTCGGCGCCGCCGCTGGCGCGGGTTGTCCCGTCTGCGCGAACACGCCGGTTGTGGCGACGCAAGCGCCAAGGAGAACGGCATAGAGCAGACGTTTCGGCGACATGGCGACTCCATCGGCTGGACGGGATTCTGCGAACATACCGAACGCAGGCCAGGGTGACAACCGCTATCACACGGAGTTTTCGGACACGTTGCGCAACGGTTTGGCGGTTGCGTGGAAATCTGTCGCGGCGGCGCCGGTGCGGGTGCAGCGCGCCACGAGGCGGAACGCGCCGGGCGTGCCCGATAGGTGGGCACTACGTCGGAGGGTACAATTTACGGTTTTTCCAGACGGGTTTTGCCCGGGCAGTGCGTATTTCAATGCAGTGGAGTGAGACATCTTGAGCAACGGACAGCAGCATGACGGCCTGAAGCGCGGGCTGAAGAACCGGCATATCCAACTGATTGCGCTGGGCGGAGCGATCGGAACGGGCCTCTTTCTCGGATCGGCGGGCGTGTTGAAGTCGGCGGGACCGTCGATGATTCTCGGCTACGCGATTGGTGGCTTCATCGCGTTTCTGATCATGCGGCAGCTCGGCGAGATGGTGGCGCAGGAACCCGTCGCGGGTTCGTTCAGCCACTTCGCGTATAAGTACTGGGGCGATTTTCCTGGCTTCCTGTCGGGCTGGAACTACTGGGTGCTGTATGTGCTCGTCAGCATGGCCGAACTGACGGCCGTCGGCACCTATGTGCATTTCTGGTGGCCGGAAGTGCCGGCGTGGGTGTCGGCGCTCGTGTGTTTCGTCATCGTCAACGCGATCAACCTCACGAACGTGAAGGCGTACGGCGAGACCGAGTTCTGGTTCGCGATCATCAAGGTCGTGGCCGTGATCGGCATGATCGTATTCGGCGGCTATCTGCTGCTGAGCGGGCATGGCGGTCCGCAGGCGTCGATCTCAAACCTGTGGAGCAAGGGCGGGTTCTTCCCGTATGGGTTTCATGGCCTTTTCATGATGCTCGCCGTGATCATGTTCTCGTTCGGCGGGCTGGAGCTGATCGGCATCACGGCCGCCGAAGCCGACGATCCGCAGAAGAGCATTCCGAAGGCCGTGAATCAGGTGATCTACCGGATTCTGATTTTCTACATCTGCTCGCTGGTCGTGCTGCTGTCGCTGTATCCGTGGAATCAGGTGGCGGAAGGCGGCAGCCCGTTCGTGATGATCTTTTCGCAGATCGGTGCAGGGTTGACGGCGAATGTGCTTAACGTGGTCGTGCTGACGGCGGCATTGTCCGTGTACAACAGCGGTGTCTATGCGAATAGCCGCATGCTGTACGGCCTCGCCGAGCAGGGCAACGCGCCGCGCGCGTTGCTCAAGGTTGATCGCCGCGGCGTGCCGTATATGGCGATCGGCCTGTCGGCGGTTGCGACGTTCGCTTGCGTGATCATCAATTACCTGATTCCCGCGAAGGCGCTCGACGTGCTGATGGCGCTGGTCGTCGCCGCGCTGGTGCTGAACTGGTCGCTGATCAGCCTCACGCATCTGAAGTCGCGTCGCGCGATGCTCGCGCAGGGTGAGACGCTCGTATTCAAGTCGCTGTGGTTCCCGGTCGGCAATTGGATCTGTCTTGCATTCATGGCGATGATTCTCGTCATTCTCGCGATGACGCCAGGACTGAACGTGTCGGTGCTGCTGGTGCCCGTGTGGCTTTTCTTGATGTGGGTCGGCTATGTCTTGAAGCGCAGGCGCGCGGCTGCGCATCAGTTGGCGGGTGCGGCGGGCGGGCGCTGAAGCGCACCGCATTTCTGACACTGTCGATGAAACAGAAGCCGGATTGGCCGTAAGGCGATCCGGCTTTTTTGCGCCCATGGCGCGCGGCCAGAAAACACAAAACCCGCGGCATCTAACGATGAACGCGGGTTCGTGTGAAGCAGAAACTCTGGTGCCCAGGGCCGGACTCGAACCGGCACGCCTTGCGGCGGGGGATTTTGAGTCCCCTGCGTCTACCTGTTTCACCACCTGGGCTTGTGTTGCGGCCTTTGCAGACTGTCTCGCACGGCTTTGACACCAAGCGAAGACGCAGATTATGGCGGAAAACCTGTCGGCGGGCAAGCCGACCTGCCCTCGCGGCTAGACCGTCCGCGAAAAGCGCTGCATCGCCTGCTGGCCGAGATAGCGGTCGAACACCATCGCGATGTTGCGCACGAGCATCCGCCCGGCGAGTTCCACATCGAGCCGCCGTGCGCCGATCTTCACCAGCCCGTCGTCCTCGAAGGCGCGCAGCCGCTCCAGTTCCGGCGCGAACGCGTCATGAAAGCGGATGCCGTACGCAGCTTCGAACTCGTCGAAGCGCAGTTCGAGATTGCACATCAGTTGCGTGATGATGTCGCGGCGCAGCCGGTCGTCGGCGGTGAGGCGCACGCCACGTTTGATCGCCAGCTCGTCTTTGTCGATTGCCGCGGCGTAGCCCGTCAGGTCTTTCGCGTTTTGCGCATACACATCGCCGACCTTGCCGATCGACGACGCCCCGAAGCCGATCAGATCGCATTCGGCGCGCGTGCTGTAGCCCTGGAAATTCCGATGCAGTGTGCGCCTCGCCTGAGCGCGCGCGAGCTCATCGGTAGGCAGCGCGAAATGGTCCATGCCGATGTAGACATAGCCCGCGCCCGTCAGACGCTCGACCACGAGCCGCAGCAGCGCAAGCCGCTCGGCAGGCGAGGGCAACGTGGACGCATCCATCTGCCGCTGCATCTTGAAGAGCTGCGGCATGTGCGCGTAGCCGAACACGGAGAGCCGGTCGGGCGCGAGTTCGAGCATCGTATCGAGCGTCCTGCTGAAGCTGCTGACCGTCTGATACGGCAGCCCATAGATCAGGTCGACGCCGATCGAATGAAAGCCCGTCGCGCGCGCGGCGCAGATCACGCTGGCTGTCATCTCGAGTGGCTGGATGCGGTTGATCGCGCGCTGCACGACGGGATCGAAATCCTGCACGCCGAGACTCAGGCGGTTGAAGCCGAGATTTCGCAAATGCACGATGGTCTTCGGCGACGCTTCGCGCGGATCGACTTCGATCGAGAACTCGCCTTCGGCGTCGCTGCGCAGCAGGAAGTGCTCGCGCGTCGTCGCCATCAGCTCCGTCATTTCGTCGTGCGACAGAAACGTCGGCGTGCCGCCGCCCCAATGCAGTTGCGACACCGGCCGCGCGGTATCGAACAGAGACGCCTGCAACGCGATCTCGCGCTTGAGCCGCGCGAGATACGGCGCCGAGCGCGCGCGGTTCTTCGTCACGACCTTGTTGCAGCCGCAGTAGAAGCAGACGGTGTCGCAAAACGGAATGTGGAAGTACAGCGACAGGTCGGTTTCCGTCGCGCCTGTGTCGGCGGCGGCGCGGCGATAGTCGTCGAGCGGGAAGTCGTCGCGGAACTGAAGGGCGGTCGGATAGGACGTGTAGCGCGGGCCGTTCGCGCTGTATTTAGCGAGCAGGTCGGGGCGGAACAGCGAATCCGCCGAGGGGAAGAATGGGCCGGAAGGAGCGGTGTTCATCGAAGGGTCTCCAGACGCCCGCCGGATGATGCGCAAGCCGCTTCGGATGCGGCTCGCTGTGACGCTCGGGTGAACAGGGCAGGCGCCGCGCGAGCGTGGGTTGAGCTCGAACGAGTGTACGGGAGCACATGCGCGAGAGATCGGGTAAAAAGGTCGCACTCGGCAGATGGCACAATGCTGGTTTGATCGGCGTCAAGTTTTCGAACGATTTATCCGCCGTTTAGCGTGTTCGTGTTTCAGGAAGTGCGTAGTGTCCGTCCATTTGTCTCAACCGCCGTCCGCGACCGCGGATCACGCGTGCCGCCCCGATTGCGGCGCGTGCTGCATCGCGCCGTCGATCACCAGCCCGATTCCGGGCATGCCGAACGGCAAGCCCGCAGGCGTGCGCTGCGTGCAGCTCGGCGACGATCTGCGCTGCGCGATTTTCGGCCAGCCGGAACGTCCGGCCTGTTGCTCGGGTCTACAGCCGCAGGCGGAAATGTGTGGCAGCTCGCGCGCTGAGGCGCTCGTCTGGCTCGCGCGTCTGGAGGCCGACACGCGGCCGTGATCGCGGCCCGGCTTTTTGCACAGCGCATCCGCTGGAAAACAGTCACTCGAATCCGTGCGCCGACAAGGTCCCGTATGGGCCGATCGGGTCCGGGAAAACAAGCAACACCGACGCGGCGCGCGCCGTTTCACAGCGGCCATCGTGCATGGCCGACAGGAGAATCCGCATGACCCAATCCGCTGCGCCCGCACGGCGCCGCTTTCTGATTTCCGTGTTGTCCGCCTGCGCGGCCGCGAGCGTCACGGCGCCACTCGCCGCATGCGCAACGTCGACGTTTCCGTTTATTCCGGATCACTACACGTTTTCGCAAAAGCAGGTTCAGGACGCCGTCCAGCGCAAGTTTCCGTATCAGCGCACGGTGTCGCAGGTGCTCGATGTCGCGTTGAGCAATCCCGTCGTCGGCTTGCTGCCCGATACGAACCGCGTGTCGGTGCGGGTCGATGCGCGGCTCGCCAGTCCGTTCCTTCAGCAGCCCGTGAACGGCGTGCTCACGCTGTCGAGCCAGCTCGAATACGATCCGCAGAGCCGTTCCGTCGTGCTGCGCTCGCCCAATGTCGACAACGTCAGCGTCGACGGCAACGCGCAAGCCTACGCGCAGCAGATCAACGCGGCCGCCGCGCTGATGGCCACCCAGCTGCTGGCCAACTATCCCGTCTATACATTCAAGCCCGAGCAGCTGCAATTTGCCGGAGTGAACTACGAACCCGGTACAATCACGGTCCTTACAAACGGCATACGCGTGCAGATCGTCGAAAAGTGACACATGCGCGGCCGGACGGCCGCGCCATCCTTGCTGACGCGGCCGCGCATCGCCTACCAACTCCAAGCTAAAAGGCCACGGATGGACTGGATACTCACGTTGAAGGCGCTGATTCTCGGCGTCGTGGAAGGCTTGACCGAATTTTTGCCGGTGTCGAGCACGGGTCACCTGATCGTCGCGGGCAGTGTTCTCAACTTCGATGTGCCGCAGGAAAAGACTTTCGATGTCGTGATCCAGCTCGGCGCGATTCTCGCCGTCTGCTGGGAGTTCCGGCAGCGCATCGTCGACGTCGTGTCGGGGCTCGGGACACGGCCTGAGGCGCGCCGTTTCACGCTCAACGTGATCATCGCGACGATTCCGGCGATCGTGCTGGGTCTGCTGTTCGAGAAGTCGATCAAGGCGGTGCTGTTTTCGCCCGTGCCTGTCGCGCTTGCGCTGGTGGTGGGCGGCGTACTGATTCTCTGGGTCGAGTCGCGGCAGCGCAACCGGCCCGACGTCCAGGCGCGCGTGCATTCGATGGACGACCTGAGCCCGCTCGACGCGCTCAAGGTCGGCCTCGCGCAATGCTTCGCGCTGATTCCTGGCATGTCGCGTTCGGGTTCGACGATTATCGGCGGCATGCTGTTCGGGCTGGACCGGCGCGTCGCGACCGAGTTCTCGTTCTTCCTCGCGATCCCGATCATTTTCGGCGCGACCGTCTACGAGCTCCACAAGGGCTGGCACGAACTGTCGACGGATGCGCTCGGGCTTTTCTCGATCGGCTTTCTGGCGGCGTTCGTCAGTGCGTTTGCGTGCGTGCGCTGGCTGCTGCGCTACATCGCGGCGCACGATTTCAGCGCGTTTGCGTGGTATCGGATCGGCTTCGGTCTGTTGATCCTGCTGATCGGCTACAGCGGCGGGTTGAGCTGGGCGGATTGAGGTTCCTGCCGCTTCTCTGATAGTCCTGCAGATGTAAAAACGGCCTGCGGTTTGCGAACCGCAGGCCGTTTCTGTTTCTGAAGCCGATGTTGCGCTTCAGCTATTCGGGCGACGTTTGTAAATCAGATCCCACACGCCATGCCCGAGGCGCAGGCCGCGCTTCTCGAACTTCGTCACAGGACGGTAGTCGGGGCGCGGCGCGTAGCCATCGGCGGTGTTCTCCAAAGCGGGCTCCGCGCCGAGCACTTCGAGCATCTGCTCCGCATAGTTCTGCCAGTCGGTCGCGCAGTGGATATACGCGCCCGGCTTCATGCGCGACACCAGCAGCGCGACGAACTTCGGCTGGATCAGGCGGCGCTTGTGATGACGCGCCTTGTGCCACGGATCGGGAAAGAAGATGTGCACGCCGTCCAGACTCTGCGGCGCAATCATGTTTTCGAGCACCTCGACGGCGTCGTGCTGGATGATGCGGATGTTCGACAGGTTCTGGTCGCCCATCAGCTTCAGCAGCGCGCCGACCCCCGGCTCGTGCACTTCGACACCGAGAAAGTCGTCGTCGGTGCGGTGCGAAGCGATTTCGGCCGTGGTCGCGCCCATGCCGAAACCGATCTCCAGAATGCGCGGTGCGCGGCGGCCGAAGATGGCCTCCCAGTCCTGCTGCTCAGCCGTGTAGGGCATGACGAAGCGAGGGCCGAGTTCGTCCATCGCGCGGCGCTGTCCCGTCGACACGCGGCCAGCACGCGTCACGAAGCTGCGGATGCGGCGCAGGTGCAGAGCGTTGTCGGGCGCGGTGGCGTCGGCGGTTTCGGCCGGTTCGGGCAGTTCAGTCGGGTTGTCGCTGGAAAACTCGGAAGGATCGCGCGGCAGGCCGGCTTCGTTCGGATCGTGAATCATCGTGATGAAGACAAGGGTGGCGGCGGGAAACGGCTGTGCGTGAGGGCGCGTCATTCGAGCGTCGTACGACATTCGCAGCAGGACGCACGCTATAAAAAAGCCGCCTTCAGGGAGGCGGCTCTCACGCTGGCTTCTCCGCCTGGTCTCTCCGCCAGTGCGTGCTGCGGCAGAGGAGCGGCTGAAATTGGAGCGGGCGATGGGAATCGAACCCACGGCTCTAGCTTGGGAAGCTAGGGTATTACCATTATACGACGCCCGCAGAGCGCGCTATTTTACGCGGTTTCGGCGGCTTTGGGCAAATCGCCGGATGCGCAGCGCACCCGGCGCGCACCTACCCGTTCAGATGCCGAACAGCGTCAGCGACACGGCGGCGCGCGTCACGACCATCAGCAACACCTGGACGATCACGAACAGCAGGATCGGCGACAGATCGATGCCGCCCAGGCGCGGCACGATCTTGCGCAGCGGATCGAGAAACGGCGCTGTCAGCTGATACAGGATCGGCATGGCGGGCGAACGCGGATTGAGCCACGACAGCAGCGCCATCAGAATGGTCAGCCAGATCAGCAGGTTGAGTGCCCATTTGATCACGGTCAGCAGCGCGACGATCAGCAGCGACGGCATCAGTCCGAGCGGATCGACGCCGACGATCGCCACCATCAGCACGACATACACGAGCGACGTGAGCAGCGTGGCGACGATGCTCGCCCAGTCGATCCCGCGCGTGCTGGGAATGATCTTGCGCAGCGGCAGCACGAGCCAGTTGGTCACTTGCATCACCGCGCTCGACACCGGGTTGTACGGCTGCATGCGGATGAACTGGAGCCAGGCGCGCAGCAGCAACGCCGCGCCGAACAGCGTGAAGATGGTATTGAGCAGAAAACGGGCGATATCGCCGAACATCGTGGGTCCTTTCCTTCAGAAAACGTCCCGTCAAGCGGGACGCATGGCGCCGGCGGGCCGGCGGACGGCTGTAAACATCGAGCGCGCGACGTGCATTGCGCGTCTCACCAGAATGGTTGTGCGCGCCCGTCGCGGCGCTAGACCGCGACCTTGACTTCGCTAATCAGGATCTTGCCGTTGCCGCCGTCCGTGTAATTCGGAATGTCGGCGAGCAATGTGTCGCTGGCGGGTTTGAAGACTTCATAAAACGCGTCGGCGGTATCGAACAGGAAATGTCCGGCCGCGACGAACGGCGGCGGCGAGCCCGGCGGCCCGGCGTTGATGCCGATGTCGACCGACCAGCCCTTCAGCGCCGCGCCGAACAGCTTCGCGGCGAGCGGCATGTGCGCGCCGCAATAATAGTCGACGTCGAAACGTCCGCCTTCTCGATACGGATAGAGGATGCTGACCTTGATCATTGTGCGTTCTCGTCGATTGGTCGCGATGCGCAGGAAGGCGTCGTGCGCCTGCTGCGTATCGTTGCTCGCGTGGTGGTCCAGCGTTGCCGGCGGGCCGTCCGTGCCGCCGTGCCCCGTAAGGGACGGCAATCATGAAGGCCCGCTCATGCCGGACGTCACATTATCACGGCTTACTCGGCGCTTGCACCTTTCGCCGCGCCTTTGAGCGTGCGGGTCAGCGAGCGCTCGACTGCCGCGCCGATGGCGTCGACGGCGGCGGGCGGCGTCGCGCGCAGGCGCGCGAGCGCGACCGCCCGCCGCGACATCAATCCGAACAGCGCGCCATGGTCGCCGCCCATTTCCTCCATCAGCGACAGTTGCTTTTCCACCACGCCCAGGTCGCCGCGCGAAACCGGTCCCGCGAGCGCGTTGGCGAGGCCCCGGTCGCGTGCGGTTTCGAGCGTGCCTGCCATCATCGGGAGTAGCGCGCGCAGCGCGTCGTGTTCGTCGAAGCCGAGCTTGCGCCAAAGATTCACATTCTCAGCCAGACTGCATAAGGCAAAACTCGCCGCATAGTGGGCCGCCGCGTGATACAGAAGCCGGCCGCCGGCGGGAATCGACAGCGGATGGCAGCGCAATGCGGCGGCGAGTGCCATCAGCGCGTCCTTGAGCGCGCCGTTGGCCTCGATCGTCACCGAGCACCCGGCGATGCGATCGACATCTGTCAAATCGCCACTGAACAGGTAAAGTGGATGAAAACCGCCGATCGACGCGCCCTGGTCCCGAGCCGGGGCAAGCAGTTCGACGGGCGACGCACCGCTGCAATGCACGACGGCCCAGGCTTCCTTGCCGGGCGCCGCGCGGGCGGGAAACGTGAGTGTGTTCGCTGTCGAACCGATGCTGTCATCGGGTACGGTTAAAAAGAGTATGTCCGCCGACTCGACGATCCGCTGAGGGTCGTCATACGCGGCGCAGGATTCGATCTGACTGGCGAGTTGCCGTGCCGATTCGGGCGAGCGGCTCGCAATGGCCGTGACGGGATATCCGGCGCGTGCGAAGCCGAGCGCAAGACAGCGCGCAATCCGGCCCGCGCCGACGAAGCCCAGGCGTGGCAAGGAGGGCTGGGACATGGTTCCTGCTCCCGACGGACTGAGGACGGAAGCTGGAGTATCGCGCTCCAATAAATACAGGGCGCAAACTGGCGGTTTCCGCACGTGGTTTGGGCGCATGCAGACGTGCGTTTCGCGGTCAACTGATGCTTTCAGGGCCGCTCGCGAACACACGGTCGTGGCAGCACGGGCAAACAGGCGCGAAAACTGCCTCAGGATTTCCGTAGGAGTGAATTGGCAGTCACCTTGGTTTTCAATGTCTCGCAGTCAGAATCGGGAGGTCACGATGAGCATCTTTGCTTACCGAAAGCACTTGCGGTTCCTCACGCATTCCCAACGCCGTCGCTGGTGGGATCAGAAGAAGCGCCTTACGCCACGGGTCAAGATCAGCGGCGCTTATGTGCCGCCTAACGTCACGCGCGAGTTCACCTACGTGAAAGTCGGTTGACGCTCGTTTCATTTCCGATCACGCGAAACGCCCGGCCACGCGCCGGGCGTTTTTCATTGGCGGGCGCTTTTTCGCTTCGGCGGCTCCTGATGCGAGCCCGCAACACCCGTCGGTGAATTTTGTAAATAAACATTACCGAAGCGCGCCAGGCGCGACGTGCAAAGGCGGTCAGGACGCCCGATTCGCAAGCGATCGACGGCCAAGCCCTTGATTTTCGCGATGATCTGCATCATCTGATCAATATAGAAAGAGCGCTGACCGACGAACCGCTTTACGGTAATTGCAATTTGCAACAAATGCAGACAACGGCATGCAGGCTTTTTCGATAAATTGAATTCAGAGCATGTCCGTCATGCGACCCGGTCGTGGTGGCCGAGCCGCCAGGAGAAATACAAGTGAAGAAGATCGTTCCGTTTATCGCTGCAGCCGCACTCGGGGTGGGTATGGCCACTGCGGCGCAGGCGCATGTGTCCGTCGGTATCGGCATCGGTGTGCCCGTGGCGCCTGCTTATCCCGTGTATGCCGCGCCGCCTCCCGTGTATTACGCGCCGCCGCCTCCGCCCGTGGTTTATGCACCGCCGCCCGTGATCTATGCGCCGCCTGTCGTAGTCGGCGGGTATTACGGCGGCTATCACCGGCCTTATTACCATCACGGCTATTACGGCCGTCCGTACTATCGCTATTGATGTTCTGGCTACGTAGCACATCGGCGCTACGCAGGCTGAATGGAAAAACGGCGCAACGCCGGCTGACCGCCGCGTTGCGCCGTTTGCATTTCAGGGACCGATAGCGTCGCGGGCGCGACTCCTGTCAGCTCGCCGCGTGCGCCGTCTGCACGATCAGATCGTGGTAGCCGTTGACGATCACGCTGTACGAGAAATAAGCGAACAGCAGCGCCGATAACACGTGACAGATGCGCAGCAGGCCCGTGCCCGCGCGTTTGCGCCCGTGGCTCGCCAGTCCGCAGATGAA contains these protein-coding regions:
- a CDS encoding alpha/beta fold hydrolase, which encodes MSPKRLLYAVLLGACVATTGVFAQTGQPAPAAAPTAAPAPDVPPAPPAPAAAEPAPPPPAAAPAPAPAPRPAAVAAPPSGPVQNIVLVHGAFVDGSSWNGVIARLQKKGYRVASVQIPLTSLADDLAATRRVLAQLSGPTVLVGHSWGGVVITEAGSGPDASKVVGLVYVAAIAPDVGESAVDILKRGPQAPIGSAMIKDSTGFLWLDPARYHSDFAADVPETLTRVLVAAQQPIAAKAFDERATQAAWRYKPSFYIVTSRDRAVPPEIQRWMAHRIGATIVETPSSHLVPVAHAGATADAIDRAAKEFGKE
- a CDS encoding amino acid permease, whose amino-acid sequence is MSNGQQHDGLKRGLKNRHIQLIALGGAIGTGLFLGSAGVLKSAGPSMILGYAIGGFIAFLIMRQLGEMVAQEPVAGSFSHFAYKYWGDFPGFLSGWNYWVLYVLVSMAELTAVGTYVHFWWPEVPAWVSALVCFVIVNAINLTNVKAYGETEFWFAIIKVVAVIGMIVFGGYLLLSGHGGPQASISNLWSKGGFFPYGFHGLFMMLAVIMFSFGGLELIGITAAEADDPQKSIPKAVNQVIYRILIFYICSLVVLLSLYPWNQVAEGGSPFVMIFSQIGAGLTANVLNVVVLTAALSVYNSGVYANSRMLYGLAEQGNAPRALLKVDRRGVPYMAIGLSAVATFACVIINYLIPAKALDVLMALVVAALVLNWSLISLTHLKSRRAMLAQGETLVFKSLWFPVGNWICLAFMAMILVILAMTPGLNVSVLLVPVWLFLMWVGYVLKRRRAAAHQLAGAAGGR
- the hemN gene encoding oxygen-independent coproporphyrinogen III oxidase — protein: MNTAPSGPFFPSADSLFRPDLLAKYSANGPRYTSYPTALQFRDDFPLDDYRRAAADTGATETDLSLYFHIPFCDTVCFYCGCNKVVTKNRARSAPYLARLKREIALQASLFDTARPVSQLHWGGGTPTFLSHDEMTELMATTREHFLLRSDAEGEFSIEVDPREASPKTIVHLRNLGFNRLSLGVQDFDPVVQRAINRIQPLEMTASVICAARATGFHSIGVDLIYGLPYQTVSSFSRTLDTMLELAPDRLSVFGYAHMPQLFKMQRQMDASTLPSPAERLALLRLVVERLTGAGYVYIGMDHFALPTDELARAQARRTLHRNFQGYSTRAECDLIGFGASSIGKVGDVYAQNAKDLTGYAAAIDKDELAIKRGVRLTADDRLRRDIITQLMCNLELRFDEFEAAYGIRFHDAFAPELERLRAFEDDGLVKIGARRLDVELAGRMLVRNIAMVFDRYLGQQAMQRFSRTV
- a CDS encoding YkgJ family cysteine cluster protein yields the protein MSVHLSQPPSATADHACRPDCGACCIAPSITSPIPGMPNGKPAGVRCVQLGDDLRCAIFGQPERPACCSGLQPQAEMCGSSRAEALVWLARLEADTRP
- a CDS encoding DUF1439 domain-containing protein, with amino-acid sequence MTQSAAPARRRFLISVLSACAAASVTAPLAACATSTFPFIPDHYTFSQKQVQDAVQRKFPYQRTVSQVLDVALSNPVVGLLPDTNRVSVRVDARLASPFLQQPVNGVLTLSSQLEYDPQSRSVVLRSPNVDNVSVDGNAQAYAQQINAAAALMATQLLANYPVYTFKPEQLQFAGVNYEPGTITVLTNGIRVQIVEK
- a CDS encoding undecaprenyl-diphosphate phosphatase, which encodes MDWILTLKALILGVVEGLTEFLPVSSTGHLIVAGSVLNFDVPQEKTFDVVIQLGAILAVCWEFRQRIVDVVSGLGTRPEARRFTLNVIIATIPAIVLGLLFEKSIKAVLFSPVPVALALVVGGVLILWVESRQRNRPDVQARVHSMDDLSPLDALKVGLAQCFALIPGMSRSGSTIIGGMLFGLDRRVATEFSFFLAIPIIFGATVYELHKGWHELSTDALGLFSIGFLAAFVSAFACVRWLLRYIAAHDFSAFAWYRIGFGLLILLIGYSGGLSWAD
- the trmB gene encoding tRNA (guanosine(46)-N7)-methyltransferase TrmB codes for the protein MIHDPNEAGLPRDPSEFSSDNPTELPEPAETADATAPDNALHLRRIRSFVTRAGRVSTGQRRAMDELGPRFVMPYTAEQQDWEAIFGRRAPRILEIGFGMGATTAEIASHRTDDDFLGVEVHEPGVGALLKLMGDQNLSNIRIIQHDAVEVLENMIAPQSLDGVHIFFPDPWHKARHHKRRLIQPKFVALLVSRMKPGAYIHCATDWQNYAEQMLEVLGAEPALENTADGYAPRPDYRPVTKFEKRGLRLGHGVWDLIYKRRPNS
- a CDS encoding YggT family protein, which encodes MFGDIARFLLNTIFTLFGAALLLRAWLQFIRMQPYNPVSSAVMQVTNWLVLPLRKIIPSTRGIDWASIVATLLTSLVYVVLMVAIVGVDPLGLMPSLLIVALLTVIKWALNLLIWLTILMALLSWLNPRSPAMPILYQLTAPFLDPLRKIVPRLGGIDLSPILLFVIVQVLLMVVTRAAVSLTLFGI
- a CDS encoding EthD family reductase, with product MIKVSILYPYREGGRFDVDYYCGAHMPLAAKLFGAALKGWSVDIGINAGPPGSPPPFVAAGHFLFDTADAFYEVFKPASDTLLADIPNYTDGGNGKILISEVKVAV
- a CDS encoding Rossmann-like and DUF2520 domain-containing protein; its protein translation is MSQPSLPRLGFVGAGRIARCLALGFARAGYPVTAIASRSPESARQLASQIESCAAYDDPQRIVESADILFLTVPDDSIGSTANTLTFPARAAPGKEAWAVVHCSGASPVELLAPARDQGASIGGFHPLYLFSGDLTDVDRIAGCSVTIEANGALKDALMALAAALRCHPLSIPAGGRLLYHAAAHYAASFALCSLAENVNLWRKLGFDEHDALRALLPMMAGTLETARDRGLANALAGPVSRGDLGVVEKQLSLMEEMGGDHGALFGLMSRRAVALARLRATPPAAVDAIGAAVERSLTRTLKGAAKGASAE